The following nucleotide sequence is from Halogeometricum borinquense DSM 11551.
GACGACAACCTGGCGACCATCACTTCCATCCTCGTCCTGTCTCTCGGAATCGGTCCGTTGCTCGGGTTCGTGCTTGGGTCGCTCTTGGTCACCCTTACCCTGTTTGCTGCCGGCCTCATCCTGTTGGCTATCGTCCTCGGAAGCCAATCCAAGGAACCGAACACGAAGACAGAGACGACTCGGGTTCCACCCGAGCCTGAGGGCCGTTCGCCTGGGGTCAAGCGCACTGCCGAACCCGAACACTCCGTTTCTGATTCCCTCAATCGACTCCGCGACCGGTACGCCCGCGGTGACCTCTCGGACGAACAGTTCGAGCGCAAACTGGAGGTACTGTTAGACACCCAGACACCCGAAAACGCCCGCGAACGAATCCGGCGCCGCCAGCGCGAACGCGAGTCCACCGAGACGGAGACGTAGGGTTTCTTACG
It contains:
- a CDS encoding SHOCT domain-containing protein, translating into MSERRRDHDTSSQSPAGDASGGDNRDDNLATITSILVLSLGIGPLLGFVLGSLLVTLTLFAAGLILLAIVLGSQSKEPNTKTETTRVPPEPEGRSPGVKRTAEPEHSVSDSLNRLRDRYARGDLSDEQFERKLEVLLDTQTPENARERIRRRQRERESTETET